From Heteronotia binoei isolate CCM8104 ecotype False Entrance Well chromosome 12, APGP_CSIRO_Hbin_v1, whole genome shotgun sequence, the proteins below share one genomic window:
- the LOC132580172 gene encoding neuropeptide FF receptor 1-like, producing the protein MEITEVVQEEMLSNKNGSQMAGRDLNSTFLPYYQHSPAVAAIFIIAYLIVFLSCMAGNSLVCMVVMKNQHMRTVTNLFIFNLAISDLLVGIFCVPTTLMDNLITGWPFNQIVCTMSGLVQGMSVSASVFTLVAIAMDRFHCIVLPFRKRLSVFKAVVIIVMMWLLAIAIMCPSAIMLTVTHVEDHYMVLSDGKNSTYPLYTCYEAWANNNMRKLYTTILFTHIYLVPLTLIIFMYGRVCLKLCSSTVPITENLPCTGRTNGTSKKRIKVIKMLILVALLFMISWLPLWTLMLLVDYTNLAEEHLDLLTSYFFPFAHWLAFSNSSINPVIYGYYNENFRRGFQAAFKFQFCSHEMEHQETYSEQSRGPTSFGMCNKVFVEATSSNSTSSQPMQNTVPLFSRIIQPKCPVLGLEDIDKIMTCHGVNQAWEKVET; encoded by the exons ATGGAGATTACAGAAGTTGTTCAGGAAGAAATGTTGTCCAATAAGAATGGGAGCCAAATGGCAGGACGAGACCTCAACAGTACCTTCCTACCTTACTACCAACATTCCCCAGCTGTTGCTGCTATTTTCATCATTGCTTACCTAATTGTCTTTCTCTCATGCATGGCTGGAAATTCGTTGGTGTGCATGGTGGTGATGAAGAACCAGCACATGCGAACTGTCACCAACCTCTTCATCTTCAACCTGGCTATCAGTGATCTGCTGGTGGGCATCTTCTGTGTGCCAACCACTCTGATGGATAACCTGATCACAG GATGGCCTTTTAATCAGATTGTCTGTACCATGAGTGGTCTTGTCCAAGGGATGTCTGTCTCAGCTTCAGTCTTCACCCTTGTGGCTATAGCCATGGACAG ATTCCACTGCATTGTCCTGCCATTTCGGAAGAGGCTCAGTGTTTTCAAGGCTGTGGTTATCATTGTCATGATGTGGCTCCTAGCCATAGCTATCATGTGCCCGTCTGCCATCATGCTCACTGTCACCCACGTGGAAGACCATTACATGGTACTAAGTGATGGGAAGAACAGCACCTACCCATTGTACACATGCTATGAAGCCTGGGCAAACAACAACATGAGGAAGCTCTACACCACCATCCTCTTTACTCACATTTATCTGGTGCCTTTGACACTTATCATCTTCATGTATGGAAGGGTCTGCCTGAAACTCTGCAGCTCCACAGTTCCCATCACTGAAAACCTGCCTTGCACTGGTAGAACTAATGGCACTTCTAAGAAACGCATTAAGGTCATCAAGATGTTAATCCTGGTTGCTCTCCTCTTCATGATTTCCTGGTTACCCTTGTGGACTCTTATGTTGCTGGTAGACTACACCAACTTGGCTGAGGAACATCTAGACTTGCTGACCAGCTACTTCTTCCCTTTTGCCCACTGGCTGGCTTTCTCCAACAGTAGCATCAACCCAGTTATCTATGGGTACTACAATGAGAACTTTCGAAGGGGCTTTCAGGCAGCCTTCAAGTTTCAGTTTTGTTCTCATGAAATGGAACATCAGGAAACTTACTCTGAGCAATCGCGGGGGCCCACCAGTTTTGGGATGTGCAACAAAGTCTTTGTGGAGGCAACATCTTCTAATTCTACCTCCTCACAGCCAATGCAAAATACTGTCCCTCTCTTCTCTAGGATTATCCAACCCAAATGTCCAGTTCTTGGCTTGGAAGACATTGATAAAATAATGACCTGCCATGGAGTAAATCAGGCTTGGGAGAAGGTGGAGACATAG
- the LOC132580776 gene encoding small serum protein 5-like gives MKVLLILTVSCITLTLCHGACFLRTPELVMQDGKFVDPNGCIDPYDKSKHNLESEWNTANCQRCECNSKGELQCCSRYGGIAVAEGCKAVADPDTCTYKFYKADDPSTPCPGM, from the exons ATG AAAGTCCTTCTAATCTTGACTGTCTCATGTATCACCCTGACTTTGTGCCATGGAGCTTGTTTTTTGAGAACACCCGAACTAGTCATGCAAGATG gtAAATTTGTGGATCCAAATGGCTGTATTGATCCTTATGATAAGAGTAAGCATAACTTGGAGTCTGAGTGGAACACAGCAAACTGTCAGAGATGCGAGTGCAATAGTAAAGGAGAGCTACAATGCTGTTCCAG ataTGGTGGCATTGCAGTTGCTGAAGGATGCAAAGCAGTTGCTGACCCAGACACATGCACCTACAAATTCTATAAGGCTGATGACCCTTCAACCCCATGTCCAGGGATGTAA